ATTTCGTAAACTCATGGCAAATCAACCCGGTAGCCGGCTCCGCGAAGCGTGCGAATGACCCGGTGTTCCTTATCGCTGAGCTTCTCGCGCAGGGATCGGATATAAACCTCCACGATGTTGTCCTCTCCGCCAAAGTCATAATCCCACACAATATTCAAAATGTTGGGTTTACTCAAAACACTGCCGTGTTTGGTCACAAGCAGTTTAAGCAGCTTATACTCCGTGGGTGACAGCTCAAGAGCCTCCCCATGGTATGCAATTTCTTTCTTGCGGTCGTCGATGGTGAATGGGCCAAGCTGGAGTTCACCCAGCAGGCTCGGGAACTGATTGCGCAGCCTTGCTTGAATTCGGGCAAGCAGCTCTTCGAAACTGAAGGGCTTGGCCATGTAATCATCCGCGCCAATCATGAGGCCCTTCACACGGTCATCAATCTCGTCCTTTGCGGTAAGCATGATGATCGCGACATCCCGGCTCTCCTCCTTCAACCGTCTGCATACCGCAAGTCCGTCCATTCCCGGCATCATCACATCGAGAACGATGATATGCGGCTCGAATCGGCTTGCTTCCATTATTGCACGTTCCCCATCGGGGGCCGTTCGCACCTCAAACCCTTCATTATGGAGACCAAGCTCCAGAAACTGCAGGATATGCGGCTCGTCATCCACGAGCAAAATGCGAATACGATGCATTGATTCCATAGCACAAAACTCCCCTTATCTCATTCCTTCAACTTTATCATACGTGCTCATCCTGAATGAAGACTGAACGTAAACTGAAAATAAACTGAAAAGTGATTCGCAAATATGCATCCTCAATAAGGGAATTTAAGGATGTTGATATATATTCTGTTATCGTGGATACTATCTTAAAGCCGAGACAATCAATGCAGCACCTGTTCAAGGTCATCATGGATGGGTGAAAGGAGGAGACTGGACATGATAGGAAATGTATATCCACCTGAGGATCAGAGCAAGGGCGTTCTCGATGGAGGAAGGATAACGGAGCAGAAGCCGATCGGTTTCTCCGGAGAAGGGTCTGCCGTGACCCGGGTGGGACCGCTTTTCTATTGGTCCTGGTTCCGTTCGCCCGTCGAAGGTTATATCGCGCCTCATCCCCATCAGGGTTTTGAAATCGTAACTTATATGATTCAGGGGAAGGGCGTTCATAAGGATTCGCATGGTACGCATAATGAGTTGGGGCCTGGAGGCCTGCAATTGATGAGGGCGGGTTCCGGACTAACGCACGAGGAACGTCTCACTGGGCCGGATGCAGAAGGATTTCAGATTTGGTTCGAGCCGTATCTTCGCGATTCATTGAAACAGAATCCTGCCTGTCGTCAGTATCGACCGGATTCCTTTCCGGTAACCCGCATACAGGGAGGGTTGGTTAAAACGATGATTGGCGGTTCTGCACCAACTGATTTATCCGTTGATGTGAGGATGCTGGATATTCAGATTCTGGCCGGGAACGAAGCTCAGTATGAATTGAAGTCCGGCAGGAGAGCGGCTGTGCTTGCCGTGAGGGGAGCGGGCAGCTTTTGTGCCGAAGAGGAGAGCCTCCAATTTCGTCAGCGGGACTTTATGGTAATGGATACGAAGCATGGCGAGACGCTAAGCCTTAAGGCGCAAGAGAATGTCAGGGTCATCCTGATTGACGTACCGGAAAACACTGGGTATCCGCTCTATTCCAAGAGGCCATAAGGTTAAATGTTTACAAAATTGTAGTGGAATGAAATTTAGGATGTACGATAAACTAGAGTC
This Paenibacillus sp. JZ16 DNA region includes the following protein-coding sequences:
- a CDS encoding response regulator transcription factor gives rise to the protein MESMHRIRILLVDDEPHILQFLELGLHNEGFEVRTAPDGERAIMEASRFEPHIIVLDVMMPGMDGLAVCRRLKEESRDVAIIMLTAKDEIDDRVKGLMIGADDYMAKPFSFEELLARIQARLRNQFPSLLGELQLGPFTIDDRKKEIAYHGEALELSPTEYKLLKLLVTKHGSVLSKPNILNIVWDYDFGGEDNIVEVYIRSLREKLSDKEHRVIRTLRGAGYRVDLP
- a CDS encoding pirin family protein, with protein sequence MIGNVYPPEDQSKGVLDGGRITEQKPIGFSGEGSAVTRVGPLFYWSWFRSPVEGYIAPHPHQGFEIVTYMIQGKGVHKDSHGTHNELGPGGLQLMRAGSGLTHEERLTGPDAEGFQIWFEPYLRDSLKQNPACRQYRPDSFPVTRIQGGLVKTMIGGSAPTDLSVDVRMLDIQILAGNEAQYELKSGRRAAVLAVRGAGSFCAEEESLQFRQRDFMVMDTKHGETLSLKAQENVRVILIDVPENTGYPLYSKRP